One stretch of Pelmatolapia mariae isolate MD_Pm_ZW linkage group LG3_W, Pm_UMD_F_2, whole genome shotgun sequence DNA includes these proteins:
- the LOC134623849 gene encoding heat shock 70 kDa protein 12A-like, translating to MDNSYIIAIDFGTAYSGYAFSLTKREAETEPRLKYWGKQVSLRTPKAPTCILFDEHENFLSFGYEAQSAYFKTRGDEARKKFFFECFKMSLYGKKVNSDVTIEAANGRSMKALKVFTEALRYLKEDALKFISENAGGKQFIASDFTWVVTVPAIWDPSAKQFMREAATQAGIVTTGKEDRLVIALEPEAASVWCKKLPADGFKTENNSEVTFEQASGTQYIVVDCGGGTIDITVHEVLEGGALKELHKASGNDFGGQTVDNKFKEFLREIFSDSLWDAYEKEHPGELQKMMYEISVLKENDDDVEISCPYNLGEMAKEKQKMEKFFESLRGVSWNQGAIRISKEKVRSFYAESLNGITKSLREILKKGFTIKYILLLGGYAQSLILRQHITNQFGDQCKVLCPSHPQEAIMKGAVMFGRNPALVASRISAFTYGVSLSDRFDASKHRADKKYTNKEGEWCDGIFCVLVKENEEVGWDKTSEHSFTPVERDQTAVTFAFYRTERKIQGLMYVDEWGIENIGSIILESPDTARGMNREIKLQIKFGATEMTATAIDVDSGSTVKIDLDFMAKSIRSFRNNVWQK from the exons ATGGATAACTCATACATCATAGCGATAGACTTTGGCACTGCGTACAGTGGATATGCTTTCAGTCTGACAAAAAGAGAAGCAGAAACTGAACCTCGTTTAAAGTACTGGGGTAAACAGGTTTCACTGAGGACCCCAAAGGCTCCGACCTGCATCCTTTTTGATGAGCATGAAAATTTTCTCAGCTTTGGTTATGAAGCCCAGTCAGCTTATTTTAAAACACGCGGTGATGAAGCCCGAAAGAAATTCTTCTTTGAATGCTTCAAGATGTCCCTCTATGGCAAA AAAGTTAACAGTGATGTGACAATTGAAGCTGCAAATGGAAGATCAATGAAGGCACTGAAGGTGTTCACAGAAGCTCTGAGATACCTGAAGGAGGACGCTCTGAAATTCATCTCAGAAAATGCTGGTGGGAAGCAGTTCATAGCCTCTGACTTCACCTGGGTGGTGACTGTACCTGCCATCTGGGATCCTTCAGCAAAACAGTTCATGAGAGAAGCTGCGACGCAG GCAGGGATTGTTACCACAGGCAAGGAAGACAGACTGGTCATTGCACTGGAACCAGAAGCAGCCTCAGTCTGGTGTAAGAAGCTGCCAGCTGATggttttaaaacagaaaataacagtGAAGTCACATTCGAACAGGCTTCAGGAACACAATACATTGTGGTGGACTGTGGAG GTGGAACCATTGACATCACTGTTCATGAAGTCCTGGAGGGAGGAGCCCTGAAAGAGCTGCACAAGGCCTCAGGAAATGATTTTGGGGGACAAACTGTGGATAACAAATTCAAAGAGTTCCTCAGAGAAATCTTCAGTGATAGTTTGTGGGATGCATATGAAAAAGAGCATCCAGGAGAGCTGCAGAAGATGATGTATGAAATATCAGTTTTAAAAgagaatgatgatgatgtggaGATCAGCTGCCCATATAACCTGGGCGAAATGGCaaaggaaaagcagaaaatggaaaagtttttcgAATCCCTGAGAGGTGTTTCCTGGAATCAAGGCGCCATCAGAATCTCAAAAGAGAAAGTACGATCTTTCTATGCTGAGAGTCTGAATGGCATCACCAAGAGTCTCAGAGAAATCCTGAAGAAAGGTTTCACCATTAAGTACATTCTGTTATTGGGGGGCTACGCTCAAAGCCTGATTCTGCGTCAGCATATTACCAATCAGTTTGGTGATCAGTGTAAAGTTCTGTGTCCTTCTCATCCTCAAGAAGCAATCATGAAGGGAGCTGTGATGTTTGGAAGAAACCCAGCATTGGTGGCATCTCGAATAAGTGCCTTTACTTACGGGGTTTCTTTGTCTGATAGGTTTGATGCATCCAAGCATAGGGCAGACaagaaatacacaaacaaagagggCGAGTGGTGTGACGGTATTTTCTGTGTACTGGTGAAGGAAAATGAGGAAGTGGGCTGGGATAAAACCAGTGAGCACAGCTTCACTCCAGTAGAAAGAGATCAGACAGCGGTCACCTTTGCATTTTATCGCACAGAGAGAAAAATCCAAGGTCTAATGTATGTGGATGAGTGGGGAATAGAGAACATTGGTTCTATTATTCTTGAGTCACCTGACACAGCAAGAGGCATGAATCGTGAAATCAAACTACAAATCAAGTTTGGTGCCACAGAAATGACGGCCACAGCCATAGACGTAGATTCAGGTTCCACAGTTAAAATTGACCTCGATTTTATGGCTAAATCAATAAGATCATTCAGAAACAATGTGTGGCAGAAGTGA